From Pseudomonas sp. LS1212, the proteins below share one genomic window:
- a CDS encoding DUF1810 domain-containing protein, whose product MHDPYDLQRFVDAQETTFDRAMEELRAGHKRSHWMWFIFPQLEGLGHSEMACRYAITCREEAQAYLAHPLLGPRLQACTEAVVQLKGRTAREIFGVPDNLKLRSCMTLFGSVAPERRVFQEVLDGFYEGRGDVHTLALLGVDDSL is encoded by the coding sequence ATGCATGATCCCTATGACCTGCAACGTTTTGTCGACGCACAGGAAACGACGTTCGATCGCGCCATGGAGGAATTGCGCGCCGGCCACAAGCGAAGCCACTGGATGTGGTTCATCTTTCCCCAACTCGAAGGCCTGGGCCACAGTGAAATGGCCTGCCGATATGCGATTACCTGTCGCGAGGAGGCCCAGGCCTATCTGGCCCATCCCCTGCTCGGGCCACGCCTGCAAGCCTGCACCGAGGCCGTGGTGCAATTGAAAGGTCGTACGGCCAGGGAGATATTCGGCGTGCCGGACAACCTCAAGCTGCGCTCTTGCATGACCCTGTTCGGCAGCGTTGCGCCTGAGCGGCGGGTTTTTCAGGAGGTGCTCGATGGGTTTTATGAGGGGCGGGGTGATGTGCATACCTTGGCCCTATTGGGAGTAGATGACAGCCTGTGA